Proteins from a genomic interval of Lolium perenne isolate Kyuss_39 chromosome 1, Kyuss_2.0, whole genome shotgun sequence:
- the LOC127296432 gene encoding proline-rich receptor-like protein kinase PERK15 yields the protein MSTPSPTAAPAPTSPPSPPANATAPPPATPATPSAPPPAIPAPSPPAPASAPPPAVPSASPPAPSSTPPAPATPSAPSPSPPSGDAPATPAPPSDTPSPPSSAGRSPPSYGGGRSPPAPTHSTAPPKSPSPSSNSGGSSVSTSLVVGVAVGGFVLLLLATFICLCCLRKKRRRQPPPPHYGYPPPPPPQYKEDHYGGQYQSWQQNAPPPPPPDHVIKMQPSPPPAYANRPPQTPTPPPPPMMNSSGGSGSNYSGGEILPPPSPGTGLNFSSSKSTFTYEELVRATDGFSDANLLGQGGFGYVHKGVLPSGKEIAVKQLKLGSGQGEREFQAEVEIISRVHHKHLVSLVGYCISGGKRLLVYEFVTNNTLEFHLHGKGRPVLEWPIRLRIALGAAKGLAYIHEDCHPKIIHRDIKSSNILLDFKFEAKVADFGLAKFTSENNTHVSTRVMGTFGYLAPEYASSGKLTEKSDVFSFGVMLLELITGRRPVDSNQTYMDDSLVDWARPLLMRALEDGNYEELVDARLGKDFNPNEIARMIACAAACVRHSARRRPRMSQVVRALEGDVSLEDLNEGVRPGHSRFFGSYSSSDYDSGQYNEDMKKFKKMAFTTNDYTSSQYSAPTSEYGQVASASSSEGQQTQEIETGMVKRTGHSGYSSGYSGPS from the exons ATGTCGACGCCGTCGCCGACAGCCGCGCCGGCCCCGACTTCCCCACCATCACCCCCCGCCAACGCCACCGCGCCACCCCCAGCCACACCCGCCACTCCGTCCGCTCCTCCTCCCGCGATCCCCGCCCCGTCCCCGCCGGCGCCCGCCTCCGCCCCGCCGCCCGCAGTCCCCTCCGCCTCCCCTCCCGCGCCGTCCTCCACGCCCCCGGCACCGGCCACCCCGTCCGCGCCCTCCCCCTCGCCGCCCAGCGGGGACGCGCCCGCCACACCCGCCCCTCCCTCCGACACGCCCTCCCCACCCTCATCAGCCGGGAGGTCCCCGCCGTCCTACGGCGGGGGAAGGTCGCCGCCTGCGCCGACCCACTCCACCGCGCCCCCGAAGTCGCCCTCCCCGTCCAGCAACAGCGGCGGGTCGAGCGTCTCCACGTCActcgtcgtcggcgtcgccgTCGGCGGCTtcgtgctcctcctcctcgccaccTTCATCTGCCTCTGCTGCCTCCGGAAGAAGCGACGCCGCCAGCCACCGCCGCCGCACTACGGatacccgccgccgcctccgccgcagtACAAAG AGGATCATTATGGAGGACAATACCAGAGCTGGCAGCAAAACGccccccctcctcctccgcctgaTCACGTGATCAAGATGCAGCCGTCACCTCCTCCAGCATACGCCAACCGTCCTCCGCAGACGCCGACGCCGCCTCCACCCCCGATGATGAACAGCAGCGGCGGATCAGGTTCAAACTACTCGGGTGGCGAGATCCTGCCTCCGCCGTCCCCAGGCACTGGCCTCAACTTCTCCAGCTCGAAGAGCACGTTCACTTACGAAGAGCTGGTGAGGGCGACGGATGGGTTCTCCGATGCTAATCTCCTCGGGCAAGGCGGTTTCGGGTATGTTCACAAAGGGGTGCTGCCTAGCGGCAAAGAGATTGCTGTGAAGCAATTGAAACTTGGAAGTGGCCAGGGAGAGCGCGAGTTCCAGGCGGAGGTCGAGATTATCAGCAGAGTTCATCACAAGCACCTTGTGTCTCTGGTTGGTTACTGCATCTCGGGAGGAAAGAGATTGCTTGTCTACGAGTTTGTCACCAATAACACGTTGGAATTCCACTTACATG GAAAAGGCCGTCCAGTGTTGGAGTGGCCCATAAGACTAAGGATTGCTCTTGGTGCTGCCAAGGGTTTAGCATATATTCATGAAGACT GCCATCCTAAGATCATACATCGTGATATAAAGTCATCAAACATTCTTCTTGACTTCAAATTTGAAGCTAAG GTTGCGGATTTTGGTCTAGCGAAATTCACTTCTGAGAACAACACTCATGTTTCGACAAGAGTAATGGGCACTTTTGG GTATCTAGCACCAGAATATGCGTCTTCTGGCAAGCTCACTGAGAAGTCAGACGTCTTCTCTTTTGGAGTGATGCTTCTTGAGCTGATAACTGGGCGTCGGCCTGTTGATTCAAACCAGACGTATATGGATGACAGCTTGGTTGACTGG GCAAGACCCCTGCTGATGCGAGCACTTGAGGATGGTAACTACGAAGAGTTAGTGGATGCTCGGCTGGGGAAGGATTTCAATCCTAATGAGATTGCCAGAATGATAGCATGTGCGGCTGCATGTGTACGCCATTCTGCACGCCGTCGCCCACGAATGAGTCAG GTTGTCCGGGCCTTGGAAGGTGACGTGTCTTTGGAAGATCTTAATGAAGGTGTTCGGCCTGGCCATAGCCGCTTCTTCGGATCCTACAGCAGTTCTGACTATGACTCTGGTCAGTACAACGAAGACATGAAGAAGTTCAAGAAGATGGCCTTTACAACTAACGACTACACGAGCAGCCAATACAGCGCACCGACCAGCGAGTACGGTCAGGTAGCATCTGCATCAAGCAGCGAGGGCCAACAAACCCAGGAAATCGAGACGGGGATGGTGAAGAGAACTGGCCACAGTGGCTACAGTTCAGGATACAGCGGACCGTCGTGA